A region of the Vigna unguiculata cultivar IT97K-499-35 chromosome 9, ASM411807v1, whole genome shotgun sequence genome:
ACATCCTCGTGGAGGCGCTGGAGCGGCAGGGCGTCACCACGGTCTTCGCGTACCCCGGCGGCGCGTCGATGGAAATCCACCAGGCGCTAACGCGTTCCCCGGCCATTCGCAACGTGCTCCCGCGCCACGAGCAGGGCGGCGTGTTCGCGGCCGAGGGGTACGCGCGTTCGTCTGGGCTCCCCGGTGTGTGTATCGCCACCTCCGGCCCCGGCGCTACGAACCTGGTGAGCGGTCTAGCGGACGCGATGATGGACAGCGTGCCGGTTGTGGCCATCACCGGGCAGGTCCCGCGGCGGATGATCGGCACCGACGCTTTCCAGGAAACCCCCATCGTGGAAGTTTCCAGATCCATCACCAAACACAACTACCTCATCCTCGACGTAGACGACATTCCTCGGGTCGTGAGCGAGGCCTTTTTCGTCGCCACTTCGGGCCGTCCCGGTCCAGTCCTCATCGACGTCCCCAAAGACGTTCAGCAGCAACTAGCGGTTCCTAATTGGGACCTTCCGGTTAAGCTCCCCGGGTACGCCGCCAGGCTGCCCAAGCTCCCCAGCGAGGCCCAGTTGGAACAGATTGTCAGACTCATATTGGAGGCCCAGAAGCCCGTTTTGTATGTGGGAGGTGGCTCTTTGAACTCCAGCGCCGAGTTGAAGCGGTTTGTGGAACTCGCCGGGATTCCTGTTGCCAGCACTTTAATGGGCCTTGGAACTTTCCCAATGAGCCACGAGCATTCCCTTCAAATGTTGGGGATGCATGGTACTGTTTATGCCAACTACGCCGTTGATAAAAGTGATTTGTTGCTTGCCTTTGGGGTGAGGTTTGACGACCGTGTCACCGGGAAGCTAGAGGCATTTGCTAGCAGGGCTAAGATTGTTCACATTGATATTGATTCCGCTGAGATTGGGAAGAATAAGCAGCCACACGTATCTGTTTGTGCTGATTTGAAGTTGGCATTACAGGGTATCAATAGGATTTTGGAGGATATGGGGGTGAAGGGTAAGCTTGATCTTGGAGCTTGGAGAGCAGAGATTAATGTGCAGAAAGAAAAGTTTCCTTTGAGTTACAAGAAGTTTGATGATGGGATTTCTCCACAGCACGCTATTGAGGTTCTGGATGAGTTGACAAATGGAGATGCTATTGTTAGCACTGGGGTAGGGCAGCATCAAATGTGGGCTGCACAATTCTACAAGTACAAGAGGCCTAGACAGTGGTTGACCTCAGGGGGTCTTGGAGCTATGGGTTTTGGATTGCCTGCGGCTATTGGTGCTGCTGTTGCGAACCCTGGTGCTTTGGTTGTGGACATTGATGGAGATGGGAGTTTCATAATGAATATTCAGGAGTTGGCGACTATAAGAGTGGAGAATCTCCCTGTTAAGATAATGTTGTTGAATAATCAGCACTTGGGTATGGTGGTTCAGTGGGAGGATCGGTTCTACAAGGCCAACAGAGCTCACACGTATCTGGGAGAT
Encoded here:
- the LOC114163805 gene encoding acetolactate synthase 3, chloroplastic-like, producing MAATASRTPFSASSSYSTFPKRIVRSTIPLSHPALTKPSHAHPLAISCSHPKPHAATPTAVVVSPPAAEPFLSRFAPGEPRKGADILVEALERQGVTTVFAYPGGASMEIHQALTRSPAIRNVLPRHEQGGVFAAEGYARSSGLPGVCIATSGPGATNLVSGLADAMMDSVPVVAITGQVPRRMIGTDAFQETPIVEVSRSITKHNYLILDVDDIPRVVSEAFFVATSGRPGPVLIDVPKDVQQQLAVPNWDLPVKLPGYAARLPKLPSEAQLEQIVRLILEAQKPVLYVGGGSLNSSAELKRFVELAGIPVASTLMGLGTFPMSHEHSLQMLGMHGTVYANYAVDKSDLLLAFGVRFDDRVTGKLEAFASRAKIVHIDIDSAEIGKNKQPHVSVCADLKLALQGINRILEDMGVKGKLDLGAWRAEINVQKEKFPLSYKKFDDGISPQHAIEVLDELTNGDAIVSTGVGQHQMWAAQFYKYKRPRQWLTSGGLGAMGFGLPAAIGAAVANPGALVVDIDGDGSFIMNIQELATIRVENLPVKIMLLNNQHLGMVVQWEDRFYKANRAHTYLGDPSREDEIFPNMLKFADACGIPGVRVTKKEELRWAIQKMLDTPGPYLLEVIVPHQEHVLPMIPSNGSFNDVITEGDGRTRY